A genomic region of Bernardetia sp. ABR2-2B contains the following coding sequences:
- a CDS encoding DUF808 domain-containing protein, whose product MASRFFVLFDDIAILMDDVAVMSKLATKKTAGILADDLAVNAEKASGFVSAREIPVLWKITKGSLLNKIIILPVVFLLSAYFPVAIVPILLIGGLYLSYEGAEKIYEYLFHKKDDKKDISLNTEMTPAQIEEYEKEKIKSAIIVDFILSVEIIIIALSTITDSPLNIRIIVVTIVALIATVFVYGLVALLVRMDDLGYNLIAKSKTNEGILNKIGTALVKTLPFIVRSLGVIGTFAMILVAGGIFVHNIEHVHHLVESLPLPSIVSEFIIGLIIGFICLFITKIVLKVIGKND is encoded by the coding sequence ATGGCTTCTAGATTTTTTGTCCTCTTCGATGATATTGCAATACTTATGGACGATGTAGCTGTCATGAGCAAGTTAGCAACAAAAAAAACAGCAGGAATTCTTGCTGATGACTTAGCTGTAAATGCTGAAAAAGCGTCAGGTTTTGTTTCAGCTAGAGAAATACCTGTTTTGTGGAAAATAACAAAGGGTTCTCTCCTAAATAAAATAATTATTTTACCTGTCGTATTTTTATTGAGTGCTTACTTTCCTGTAGCTATTGTTCCTATTCTTTTGATAGGAGGGTTGTATTTGTCTTATGAAGGTGCAGAGAAAATATATGAGTATTTATTTCACAAAAAGGATGATAAAAAAGACATTTCATTAAATACAGAAATGACACCTGCTCAAATAGAAGAGTATGAAAAGGAAAAGATAAAGTCAGCTATTATTGTAGATTTTATTCTTTCTGTTGAGATTATAATTATAGCATTAAGTACCATAACAGATAGCCCTCTCAACATACGAATAATAGTAGTAACAATAGTTGCACTTATAGCCACTGTTTTTGTCTATGGTCTTGTTGCCCTTCTGGTAAGGATGGATGATTTAGGTTATAATTTAATTGCTAAAAGCAAAACTAACGAAGGTATTTTAAATAAAATAGGAACTGCTCTTGTCAAAACATTACCATTTATAGTTAGAAGTTTAGGGGTAATAGGTACATTTGCTATGATTTTGGTAGCAGGTGGAATATTTGTTCACAACATTGAACACGTACATCATCTTGTTGAAAGTTTGCCTTTGCCTTCTATCGTAAGTGAATTTATTATTGGTCTGATTATAGGATTTATATGTTTATTTATTACCAAGATAGTTTTGAAAGTTATAGGTAAAAACGATTAA
- a CDS encoding outer membrane beta-barrel family protein, which produces MKHYLLQIIYLFLFSIWSGLATAQEQKIEIFGNLVEEETAQAVPYATVALYKTSTEELITGVISDEEGNFSISTTKTDFYIKISFMGYQTKDITEVEIINNKIDLGTVSLAPDTKMLDAIVVEGETSKTIFQLDKRVFMVGKDLSSTGASALEVLNNVPSVNVNIEGEISLRGSGGVQILINGKPSILADDSGNALGTITADMIESVEVITNPSAKYEASGTSGILNIILKKESKEGWNGSISANTGIPDNHSIGGSINRRTEKFNLFTQFGAGYRSRPRMTEATNRNLLNGRTILSDGEEFRNETFFNIRLGTDYHLNKYNVFTLSGNFAYEIEDQPSETNFSFLDENQLISQWVRNEETEATNPKWQYELNWTKTFKNNEDHTFQISALGSSFAKDLSSIFIDKTIEGENVDTNQLTATTFNQTDYTFKADYVNPLSKNYTLETGALYVINDVGNDFEVQNFENGEYVTDLNFTNSFEWNQKVLGVYMTGAFENKLWGVKAGLRVENTDLQTLLVTTNEANSQNFTNLFPSLHTSYKASETFSLQAGYSRRIFRPRLWDLNPFFNIRNNFNIRAGNPDLQPEFTDSYEITSIYEIGDATMSSSLYHRYTTDVVERVSTFSDNVTVTTPQNIGTNSLIGFETNGKYSPVKWLTFNGNFNYTYFDRQGVFENQNFDFTGSQWSARLDSKIKLPADIDFEITGNYRSGFETVQGEQSGFAFMDIGVRKKFLKGKIVGNLGVRDVFASRIQENFVNQPTFESYNFRQRGRFITLGVSYAFGKGEAMSYSGRRR; this is translated from the coding sequence ATGAAACACTATCTACTGCAAATTATTTATTTATTTTTATTTTCTATTTGGAGTGGTTTGGCTACTGCTCAAGAACAAAAAATTGAGATTTTTGGCAATTTAGTTGAAGAAGAAACTGCTCAAGCTGTTCCTTATGCTACTGTTGCACTCTACAAAACTAGTACGGAAGAACTCATTACAGGTGTTATATCCGATGAAGAGGGAAATTTTTCTATTTCCACTACCAAAACTGATTTTTATATCAAAATTAGTTTTATGGGATACCAAACCAAAGATATAACAGAAGTTGAAATCATCAATAATAAGATAGATTTGGGAACGGTCTCACTTGCTCCAGATACAAAAATGCTAGATGCCATTGTAGTAGAAGGAGAAACTTCAAAGACGATTTTCCAATTAGATAAACGTGTTTTTATGGTTGGAAAAGACCTAAGTAGCACTGGAGCAAGTGCGCTTGAGGTTTTGAATAATGTACCTTCGGTCAATGTAAATATTGAAGGAGAAATTAGTTTGCGAGGAAGTGGTGGCGTACAGATTCTTATCAATGGAAAGCCTTCTATTTTAGCAGATGATTCGGGTAATGCGTTGGGTACGATTACGGCAGATATGATTGAAAGTGTTGAAGTAATTACAAATCCTTCTGCAAAGTATGAAGCCTCTGGAACATCAGGGATTTTGAATATTATTCTCAAAAAAGAATCAAAAGAGGGCTGGAATGGTTCTATTTCTGCAAATACCGGTATTCCTGATAACCATAGTATTGGAGGAAGTATAAATCGTCGTACTGAAAAGTTCAATTTATTTACTCAATTTGGGGCTGGTTATCGTTCAAGACCAAGAATGACAGAAGCTACTAATAGAAATTTATTGAATGGAAGAACTATTTTGAGTGATGGAGAAGAATTTAGAAATGAAACCTTCTTCAATATTAGACTGGGAACAGATTATCATTTGAATAAATACAATGTCTTTACGCTTTCAGGAAATTTTGCCTACGAAATAGAAGACCAGCCCTCTGAAACTAATTTTAGTTTTTTGGATGAAAATCAACTTATTTCTCAATGGGTACGTAATGAAGAAACTGAAGCTACAAATCCAAAATGGCAATATGAATTGAATTGGACAAAGACCTTTAAGAATAATGAAGACCATACATTTCAGATAAGTGCTTTGGGAAGTTCTTTTGCAAAAGACCTTTCTTCTATCTTTATTGATAAGACTATTGAAGGCGAAAATGTAGATACTAATCAGCTTACAGCTACTACTTTTAATCAAACAGATTATACATTTAAGGCAGATTATGTCAATCCATTATCAAAAAATTATACGCTAGAGACAGGAGCATTGTACGTAATCAATGATGTAGGAAATGATTTTGAAGTACAGAATTTTGAGAACGGAGAATATGTAACTGACCTAAACTTTACCAATAGCTTTGAGTGGAATCAGAAAGTATTAGGTGTTTATATGACTGGTGCTTTTGAAAATAAATTATGGGGAGTTAAGGCAGGTTTACGTGTAGAAAATACAGACCTTCAAACTCTATTAGTAACAACAAACGAAGCAAACTCACAAAATTTTACTAATCTTTTTCCTTCTCTTCATACTTCTTATAAAGCATCAGAAACTTTTTCATTACAAGCAGGATATTCTAGACGTATTTTTAGACCAAGATTATGGGATTTGAATCCATTCTTTAACATCAGAAACAACTTTAATATTCGTGCAGGTAATCCAGACCTTCAACCCGAATTTACAGATTCGTATGAAATTACAAGTATTTATGAGATTGGAGACGCTACTATGAGTTCTAGTTTGTATCACAGATATACGACCGATGTAGTGGAACGAGTTTCTACTTTTTCTGATAATGTTACTGTTACGACACCTCAAAATATTGGAACAAACTCGCTTATAGGTTTCGAAACAAACGGAAAATATAGCCCTGTAAAGTGGCTGACTTTCAATGGTAATTTTAATTATACTTATTTTGACCGTCAAGGAGTTTTTGAAAATCAAAATTTTGACTTTACTGGTAGCCAATGGTCGGCTCGTTTGGATTCAAAAATAAAACTTCCTGCTGATATTGATTTTGAAATAACAGGAAATTACCGTTCTGGTTTTGAGACTGTACAGGGAGAACAAAGTGGTTTTGCCTTTATGGATATAGGCGTACGAAAAAAGTTTCTTAAAGGTAAAATTGTTGGTAATCTAGGGGTTAGAGATGTATTTGCTTCTAGGATTCAAGAAAACTTTGTAAATCAACCAACTTTCGAAAGTTATAATTTTAGACAACGTGGACGATTCATAACTCTTGGTGTAAGCTATGCCTTTGGTAAAGGAGAAGCAATGAGTTATTCAGGCAGAAGAAGGTAA